The Desulfohalovibrio reitneri genome contains a region encoding:
- a CDS encoding DNA-directed RNA polymerase subunit alpha → MLIQQGNKLINTRNWSELVKPEQIVKDAKSSETYGKFVCEPLERGFGTTIGNALRRVLLSSLQGAAITSARIEGVQHEFTTIEGVIEDVTDIILNLKQVRLAMSTEEPQTLVLEADKKGDVTAAAIKENQNVTILNPDQHIATLSEDVQFHVTLEVRMGKGYVPAEMHEDTGDIGLIPMDASFAPVKKVAYAVEQARVGQMTNYDKLILEVWTDGSLSPEDSIAYSAKILKEQLSIFINFDEQTSEEDASSGASSDEENANLFKSIDELELSVRATNCLKSANIRTVGELVQRTENEMLKTKNFGRKSLEEIRRVLDELDLDFGMKIDNFEEKYQDWLKRKEKDEA, encoded by the coding sequence ATGCTGATTCAGCAAGGCAACAAGCTCATTAATACGCGTAACTGGTCCGAGCTGGTGAAGCCGGAGCAGATCGTCAAGGACGCCAAGTCCAGCGAAACCTACGGCAAGTTCGTTTGCGAGCCGTTGGAGCGCGGTTTCGGCACCACCATCGGCAATGCCCTGCGCCGTGTGCTGCTGTCCTCTCTGCAGGGCGCGGCCATCACCTCCGCTCGTATCGAAGGGGTGCAGCACGAGTTCACCACCATCGAAGGGGTTATCGAGGACGTCACCGACATCATCCTCAACCTCAAGCAGGTGCGCCTGGCCATGTCCACTGAAGAGCCCCAGACCCTGGTGCTCGAAGCGGACAAGAAGGGCGATGTGACCGCCGCGGCCATCAAGGAAAACCAGAACGTCACCATCCTCAACCCCGACCAGCACATCGCCACCCTCTCCGAGGACGTGCAATTCCACGTCACCCTGGAAGTACGCATGGGCAAGGGGTACGTGCCCGCGGAGATGCACGAGGATACCGGCGACATCGGCCTGATTCCCATGGATGCCTCCTTCGCCCCGGTGAAGAAGGTGGCCTATGCCGTGGAGCAGGCCCGCGTCGGCCAGATGACCAACTATGACAAGCTCATTCTCGAGGTCTGGACCGACGGCTCCCTCTCTCCGGAGGACTCCATCGCCTACTCGGCCAAGATTCTCAAGGAACAGCTCTCCATCTTCATCAACTTCGACGAACAGACTTCCGAAGAGGACGCCTCCTCCGGGGCTTCGTCCGACGAGGAGAACGCCAACCTCTTCAAGTCCATCGATGAACTGGAGTTGTCCGTTCGGGCTACCAACTGCCTTAAAAGCGCCAACATCCGCACTGTGGGCGAGCTGGTTCAGCGCACCGAAAACGAGATGCTCAAGACCAAGAACTTTGGCCGCAAGTCGCTTGAAGAGATCCGTCGCGTTCTGGACGAGCTGGACCTCGACTTCGGCATGAAGATCGATAACTTCGAGGAAAAGTACCAGGACTGGCTGAAGAGGAAGGAAAAGGATGAGGCATAG
- the rpsD gene encoding 30S ribosomal protein S4: MARYTGPKCRICRREAGKLFLKGDRCYTDKCAYERRPYPPGQQGRRRSKLSDYALMLREKQKVRRMYGVLEDQFRMYFKEAERRRGVTGANLLAILEQRLDNVVYRMGFANSRDQARQLVRHGIFTVNGHKANIPSMQIKPGDEVVVSESSRKTPVIQEAQQVIARRGCPDWVEVDGDNFKGTVKATPQREDITFPINEQLIVELYSK, translated from the coding sequence GTGGCTCGCTACACCGGACCTAAATGCCGCATCTGCCGCCGCGAGGCCGGCAAGCTCTTTTTGAAGGGCGACCGTTGCTACACTGACAAGTGCGCCTACGAGCGCCGTCCCTATCCCCCGGGACAGCAGGGACGCCGCCGCTCCAAGCTGAGCGACTACGCCCTGATGCTGCGAGAGAAGCAGAAGGTGCGCCGCATGTACGGCGTGCTCGAGGACCAGTTCCGCATGTACTTCAAGGAAGCCGAACGCCGCCGCGGCGTCACCGGCGCCAACCTGCTGGCCATTCTGGAGCAGCGGCTGGACAATGTCGTCTACCGCATGGGGTTCGCCAACTCCCGCGACCAGGCCCGCCAGCTGGTCCGCCACGGCATCTTTACCGTCAATGGCCACAAGGCCAACATCCCGTCCATGCAGATCAAGCCCGGCGACGAGGTGGTTGTCAGCGAATCCTCTCGCAAGACCCCGGTCATCCAGGAGGCCCAGCAGGTCATCGCCCGCCGCGGCTGCCCCGACTGGGTGGAGGTTGACGGCGACAACTTCAAGGGCACTGTCAAGGCCACCCCGCAGCGGGAAGACATCACCTTCCCCATCAACGAGCAGCTGATCGTCGAGCTCTACTCCAAGTAA
- a CDS encoding chemotaxis protein CheW encodes MDSSGQYLTFTLDQEGFGLDISTVREVLELTDITRIPRTPEFMRGVINLRGHAVPVMDLRRKFGLEPAEDTVNTCIIIVEVDMEGQQVVLGALADSVREVVDIPDEAIDPPPKMGAAIRTDFILGMGKMGEEFILLLDIDRVFSAEELAVAAEVREEAEAA; translated from the coding sequence ATGGATAGTAGCGGACAATACCTCACCTTCACCCTGGACCAGGAAGGCTTCGGGCTGGACATCTCCACCGTGCGGGAGGTGCTGGAACTGACCGACATCACCCGCATTCCGCGCACACCGGAGTTCATGCGCGGGGTCATCAACCTGCGCGGACACGCCGTGCCGGTCATGGACCTGCGGCGCAAATTCGGGCTGGAGCCAGCCGAGGACACGGTCAACACCTGCATCATCATCGTGGAGGTGGACATGGAGGGGCAGCAGGTGGTCCTGGGGGCCCTGGCCGACTCGGTGCGCGAAGTGGTGGACATTCCGGACGAGGCCATCGACCCGCCCCCCAAAATGGGCGCGGCCATTCGCACGGACTTCATCCTGGGCATGGGCAAAATGGGCGAGGAGTTCATTTTGCTGCTGGACATCGACCGCGTCTTTTCGGCAGAAGAATTGGCCGTGGCGGCGGAAGTCCGGGAAGAGGCGGAAGCGGCTTAG
- the rplQ gene encoding 50S ribosomal protein L17, with protein sequence MRHRRAGKKFGMKPSHRKSMFRSMARSLLTHERIRTTETKAKELRRVVDNLVTLALRNDLHARRQAYKVLENHQLVQKLFDEIGPRFQGVPGGFTRVVKLGDPRRGDNAPMAVIELSVQAGQEAPTPTPKKKAKEESKPAAAKAEPKAEEPASEEPAAGETVAEAEEAPAEETSTEEAPVEEAPAGEEKKAE encoded by the coding sequence ATGAGGCATAGACGAGCCGGCAAAAAATTCGGCATGAAGCCGTCGCACCGCAAGTCCATGTTCCGCAGCATGGCGCGGTCGCTGTTGACCCACGAGCGCATCCGGACCACCGAGACCAAGGCCAAGGAGCTGCGGAGAGTGGTGGACAACCTGGTCACTCTGGCCCTTCGCAATGACCTGCACGCCCGTCGTCAGGCCTACAAGGTGCTTGAGAACCACCAACTGGTCCAGAAGCTCTTTGACGAAATCGGCCCCCGTTTCCAGGGCGTACCCGGCGGCTTTACCCGCGTGGTCAAGCTGGGTGATCCCCGCCGTGGCGACAACGCTCCCATGGCCGTCATCGAACTGAGCGTACAGGCCGGTCAGGAGGCTCCCACTCCCACGCCCAAGAAGAAGGCAAAGGAAGAGTCAAAGCCTGCCGCCGCGAAAGCCGAGCCCAAGGCCGAGGAGCCCGCTTCCGAGGAGCCCGCCGCAGGAGAGACCGTCGCCGAGGCGGAGGAGGCCCCTGCCGAGGAAACCTCCACCGAAGAGGCTCCCGTCGAGGAAGCCCCGGCCGGGGAAGAGAAGAAGGCTGAATAG
- a CDS encoding TetR/AcrR family transcriptional regulator: MGKISKIVEAAEHLFAEQGYEHTPVSEIAKRAGVAGGTIIYHFKNKENLLFIVTWRVLYSLYKQSLSACEAGTNGLRTVECLMDAFFDFLRDHRGEYRVLLRNTAFDTLDVDAFPNADLRLLHDRHMQLIEDALRRGAEDGSIKPDCGDDAAHILFAMLMGSARLHIYHGYDVESLRNEARAFASARLSA; encoded by the coding sequence ATGGGAAAAATCTCCAAGATCGTCGAGGCGGCCGAGCACCTCTTCGCGGAACAAGGGTACGAGCACACCCCCGTTTCGGAAATCGCCAAACGCGCCGGTGTGGCCGGCGGAACGATCATTTACCACTTCAAGAACAAGGAAAACCTGCTCTTCATCGTCACCTGGCGGGTGCTCTATTCGCTGTACAAGCAGTCCCTTTCCGCCTGCGAGGCCGGAACCAACGGCCTGCGTACCGTGGAGTGCCTCATGGACGCCTTCTTTGACTTTCTTCGCGACCACCGCGGCGAATACCGCGTGCTGCTGCGCAACACCGCATTTGACACCCTGGACGTGGACGCCTTCCCCAACGCCGACTTGCGCCTGCTGCACGACCGGCATATGCAATTGATCGAGGACGCACTGCGGCGCGGAGCGGAAGATGGATCCATCAAGCCCGATTGCGGCGACGATGCCGCCCACATTCTCTTCGCCATGCTCATGGGCTCAGCCAGATTGCACATCTACCACGGCTACGACGTGGAATCCCTGCGGAACGAGGCCAGGGCCTTCGCTTCAGCCCGGTTGTCCGCCTGA
- a CDS encoding glycosyltransferase family 9 protein → MRTLVVNLTRFGDLVQSQPTLAGLAARGDRLALACLENFAPAARLLTGVEHVAPLPGAKLLGAGSDWRPRLAALWEWAEGLKRGFGPERVVNITPSVSGRLLARLFPEAEQVGLSLDEFGFSLDQSPWAAFLQTSATHRGASPFNVSDLFRRVAGLDASEVGSTRLRQPDPGDRARVAEMLASGPADRSGWLAVQLGASEERRRWPVASFARLAETMWTERGLAPLVLGGPGEEGLAERFQAECGAPGLSLAGRTSLPQLAAALGESDLLATNDTGTMHLAAAVGTPLAAIFLCTAQPWDTGPFLEGSLCLEPDMDCHPCAFGRACQRGEACRRAVRPETVTRLSLGLLDGDPSGRAAEGVRVWRTVRDKAGYLGLERLGGAPQDDRHAWVLIQRAVYGRFLDGLDPLPLPNLPRLSPEAEAETAKVLREAGDVCLLLTRQGQVLLRDPVPALKTKFLAYWQRLVGLLREDRRLSPLGRLLTARGEECGGDLTSFLEVVVHHQRAVEAFSRAVGLAPAEA, encoded by the coding sequence GTGAGAACCCTTGTGGTCAACCTGACCCGCTTCGGCGACTTGGTGCAGTCGCAGCCCACCCTGGCGGGGCTGGCCGCGCGCGGCGACCGGCTGGCCCTGGCCTGCCTGGAAAACTTCGCCCCCGCCGCGCGTCTGTTGACCGGCGTGGAGCACGTGGCTCCCTTGCCCGGAGCGAAGCTCCTGGGCGCGGGCTCGGACTGGCGGCCGCGACTGGCCGCCCTGTGGGAGTGGGCCGAGGGGCTCAAGCGTGGCTTCGGGCCCGAACGGGTGGTCAACATCACCCCTTCCGTGTCGGGCCGTTTGCTGGCCCGTCTTTTTCCGGAAGCCGAGCAGGTGGGCCTGAGCCTGGACGAGTTCGGCTTCAGCCTGGACCAGAGCCCGTGGGCCGCCTTTTTGCAGACTTCGGCCACCCACCGGGGGGCATCGCCGTTCAACGTGTCGGACCTGTTTCGCCGCGTGGCCGGGCTGGACGCGTCCGAGGTCGGCTCCACCCGCCTGCGCCAGCCGGACCCCGGCGACAGGGCCCGGGTGGCGGAGATGCTGGCCTCCGGCCCGGCGGACAGGTCAGGCTGGCTGGCGGTGCAGCTCGGCGCCAGCGAGGAGAGGCGGCGCTGGCCAGTGGCCTCCTTCGCCCGGCTGGCCGAGACCATGTGGACCGAGCGCGGCCTGGCGCCCCTGGTCCTGGGCGGACCGGGCGAGGAGGGGCTGGCGGAGCGGTTCCAGGCGGAGTGCGGAGCGCCGGGACTTTCCCTGGCCGGACGCACCTCCCTGCCGCAACTGGCCGCGGCGCTGGGCGAAAGCGACCTGCTCGCGACCAACGACACCGGCACCATGCACCTGGCCGCGGCCGTGGGCACCCCGCTGGCGGCCATCTTCCTGTGCACGGCCCAGCCGTGGGACACCGGCCCCTTCCTGGAGGGAAGCCTCTGCCTGGAGCCGGACATGGACTGCCACCCCTGCGCCTTCGGCCGGGCATGCCAGCGCGGCGAGGCCTGTCGGCGGGCCGTGCGGCCGGAGACCGTGACCCGGCTTAGCCTCGGACTGCTGGACGGCGACCCGTCGGGCAGGGCGGCCGAAGGGGTCCGCGTCTGGCGCACCGTGCGCGACAAGGCCGGCTATTTGGGGCTTGAGCGGCTGGGTGGCGCGCCGCAGGATGACCGCCACGCCTGGGTGCTCATCCAGCGGGCGGTTTACGGACGGTTCCTTGACGGGTTGGACCCGCTGCCGCTGCCGAATCTGCCCCGGCTTTCCCCGGAGGCCGAGGCGGAGACCGCCAAGGTGCTGCGTGAGGCCGGAGACGTATGTCTGCTGCTCACCCGGCAGGGGCAGGTGCTGCTGCGCGACCCCGTACCGGCGCTGAAGACCAAGTTCCTGGCCTACTGGCAGCGGCTCGTGGGGCTTCTGCGCGAGGACCGCCGCCTCTCTCCCCTGGGACGGCTTCTCACGGCACGGGGCGAGGAGTGCGGTGGCGACCTGACCTCCTTCCTGGAGGTCGTGGTCCATCATCAACGGGCTGTGGAAGCCTTTTCCCGGGCAGTGGGCCTGGCGCCCGCCGAGGCCTGA
- the thiE gene encoding thiamine phosphate synthase, whose protein sequence is MRFDPRVYLVTDRPLCLGRDLVEVVLEAVAGGATVVQLREKASGGREFVELARQLRERLDRRGVPLIINDRIDVALAIGAAGVHVGQSDIHPADARELLGPEAILGLSVKSVEHARQAAGMPLDYLGVGPIHPTSTKEDAGEALREEGLASVRGVTSLPLVAIGGLGRLNAAGAVEAGADGVAVVSAICSAQSPRRAAAELLAEVDAAVARREGGG, encoded by the coding sequence GTGCGGTTCGACCCACGCGTCTACCTTGTGACCGACCGTCCCCTCTGTCTGGGGCGCGACCTCGTGGAGGTCGTCCTGGAGGCCGTGGCGGGCGGGGCCACCGTGGTTCAGCTGCGGGAGAAGGCCTCCGGCGGCCGGGAGTTCGTGGAGCTGGCCCGCCAGCTTCGGGAGCGCTTGGACCGCCGGGGCGTTCCGCTCATCATCAACGACCGCATCGACGTGGCCCTGGCCATCGGGGCCGCCGGGGTGCATGTGGGCCAGTCGGACATCCATCCGGCGGACGCCCGCGAACTGCTCGGCCCGGAGGCCATCCTTGGCCTGTCCGTAAAGAGCGTGGAGCACGCCCGGCAGGCTGCGGGGATGCCCCTGGACTACCTGGGCGTGGGCCCGATCCATCCCACCTCCACCAAGGAGGACGCTGGCGAGGCTCTGCGCGAGGAGGGGCTGGCCAGCGTGCGGGGCGTCACTTCCCTGCCGCTGGTGGCCATCGGCGGCCTGGGGCGGTTAAACGCCGCAGGAGCCGTGGAGGCCGGGGCGGACGGCGTGGCCGTGGTCTCGGCCATCTGCTCGGCCCAATCGCCGAGGCGGGCGGCCGCCGAATTGTTGGCCGAGGTGGACGCGGCCGTCGCCCGCAGGGAGGGTGGCGGGTGA
- a CDS encoding SOS response-associated peptidase: MGSFFRWGFLPVWADPGQSRRPINARAEGLFDKPFFRQAARSRRCLVPAQGFFEWKRGDGGKRPFYLTNQGDGPLAMAGIWEAARDGEPACLAVVTCPAGPDVSPIHDRQPVLIPRKRWDDWLAPGTDRETLERVTRPSPTDSLRAWEVSRAVNDLSNDGQEMLRPVANGPARPSLLE, from the coding sequence CTGGGAAGCTTTTTCCGCTGGGGATTCCTGCCGGTTTGGGCCGACCCCGGCCAGTCCAGGCGGCCCATCAACGCCCGGGCCGAAGGGCTGTTCGACAAGCCTTTTTTCCGCCAGGCCGCGCGGTCCAGGCGCTGCCTGGTTCCGGCGCAGGGATTCTTCGAGTGGAAACGGGGGGACGGCGGCAAGCGGCCCTTCTACCTGACAAACCAAGGGGACGGGCCCCTGGCCATGGCCGGAATATGGGAAGCAGCCCGCGACGGTGAGCCCGCCTGCCTGGCCGTGGTCACATGCCCGGCGGGGCCGGACGTATCGCCCATACATGACCGCCAGCCCGTCCTGATTCCGCGGAAACGGTGGGACGACTGGCTGGCACCGGGCACGGACCGTGAAACCCTGGAGAGAGTGACGCGCCCTTCCCCCACCGATTCGTTGCGGGCCTGGGAAGTGTCCCGGGCGGTCAACGACCTGTCCAACGACGGACAGGAGATGTTGCGGCCCGTGGCGAACGGTCCAGCGCGGCCAAGCCTCCTGGAATGA
- a CDS encoding ribonuclease H-like domain-containing protein translates to MLTRTFCHLPGIGAKTEQRLWTGGARRWPDLARLGPDLLGPSRLAQAAVLMEESAERLQARDAEFFAAKLPSSESWRLLSHFHDSAAYVDIETTGRGRGMDHITAIALYDGQSVRTYVHGRDLEAFEDDIRDYKLLVTFNGASFDVPILERELRIRLPRAHIDLRHALASIGMRGGLKRVEKAVGLDRCEMDGLDGYFAVILWNEYENTGNPAALETLLAYNAADVLSLETLARHLFRAKVAQTPFADELVLPEPTGAANPHTPDTDLVRRLMARYPRYRASA, encoded by the coding sequence ATGCTGACGCGAACATTCTGCCACCTTCCCGGCATCGGGGCCAAGACCGAACAACGCCTTTGGACCGGCGGCGCCCGCCGCTGGCCGGACCTGGCCCGTCTGGGGCCGGATTTGCTCGGCCCTTCCAGGCTGGCCCAGGCGGCCGTGCTCATGGAGGAATCCGCCGAGCGGCTGCAGGCTCGCGACGCCGAGTTCTTCGCCGCCAAGCTGCCCAGCAGCGAGTCCTGGCGGCTGCTCTCCCATTTCCACGACTCAGCGGCCTACGTGGACATCGAGACCACCGGGCGCGGCCGGGGCATGGACCACATCACGGCCATAGCCCTGTACGACGGACAAAGCGTGCGCACCTACGTCCACGGCCGCGACCTGGAGGCCTTCGAGGACGACATCCGCGACTACAAGCTGCTGGTCACCTTCAACGGGGCCTCGTTCGACGTGCCCATCCTCGAGCGGGAGCTGCGCATCCGCCTGCCGCGCGCCCACATCGATCTGCGGCACGCCCTGGCCTCCATCGGCATGCGCGGCGGGCTGAAGCGGGTGGAGAAGGCGGTGGGCCTGGATCGCTGTGAAATGGACGGCCTGGACGGTTACTTCGCGGTCATCCTCTGGAACGAGTACGAGAATACCGGGAATCCGGCCGCCCTGGAAACGCTGCTGGCCTACAACGCGGCCGACGTCCTCTCCCTGGAGACCCTGGCCCGCCATCTCTTCCGAGCCAAGGTGGCCCAGACTCCCTTCGCGGACGAGCTGGTGCTGCCCGAGCCAACGGGCGCGGCCAATCCCCACACCCCGGACACGGACTTGGTGCGCCGGCTCATGGCGCGCTACCCCCGCTACCGGGCTAGCGCGTGA
- the selD gene encoding selenide, water dikinase SelD, translating to MKNEPYTLVDKVKAAGUAAKIPPGDLEAILAELGVSSDPRLLAGAEHNEDASVVALPGGGGLVQTVDFFTPVVNNAYQFGRIAAANALSDVYAMGGTPLSAMNIVCFPIKTAPRHVLSDMLRGGRDVILQAGAVLAGGHSVEDDEIKYGLAVSGLVDPDSMATNDGLRPGDALVLTKPIGTGVLATGLKANWEGADRFAETLHAWCSRLNTAGPKLVAECGVRGMTDVTGFGLGGHLLEMAQGSGVSVLLRAGDVPVFDEALELVGMGLLPAGSHANRDFCSSVVQVDESVDAPLRDLLFDAQTSGGLLFGVPSDRLAETRARMREWGEPCWVIGQVAEAKSLPAVLTIR from the coding sequence ATGAAGAACGAGCCCTACACCCTGGTGGACAAGGTCAAGGCCGCCGGTTGAGCCGCCAAGATACCTCCGGGGGACCTGGAGGCCATCCTGGCGGAACTCGGCGTGTCGTCAGACCCGCGCCTGCTGGCCGGAGCCGAGCACAACGAGGACGCGTCCGTGGTCGCCCTGCCGGGTGGCGGCGGGCTGGTGCAGACCGTCGACTTCTTCACCCCCGTGGTCAACAACGCATACCAGTTCGGCCGCATCGCCGCGGCCAACGCCCTGTCCGACGTTTACGCCATGGGTGGAACGCCGCTTTCGGCCATGAACATCGTCTGCTTCCCCATCAAGACCGCCCCCCGCCACGTGTTGTCCGATATGCTCCGAGGCGGCCGGGACGTGATTCTGCAAGCGGGCGCGGTGCTGGCCGGCGGGCATTCCGTGGAGGATGACGAGATTAAATACGGCCTGGCGGTTTCCGGGCTGGTCGATCCGGATTCCATGGCCACCAACGACGGCCTCCGGCCGGGCGACGCACTGGTGCTTACCAAGCCCATTGGCACCGGTGTGCTGGCCACCGGGCTCAAGGCCAATTGGGAAGGCGCCGACCGCTTCGCCGAAACGCTGCATGCGTGGTGCTCCCGGCTCAACACAGCCGGTCCGAAACTGGTTGCCGAATGCGGCGTGCGCGGCATGACCGACGTGACGGGCTTTGGCCTGGGCGGGCATCTGCTGGAGATGGCGCAGGGTTCCGGAGTGTCCGTCCTGCTGCGGGCGGGGGATGTTCCTGTGTTCGATGAAGCGCTTGAACTGGTGGGCATGGGGTTATTGCCGGCGGGCTCCCACGCCAATCGCGATTTCTGTTCCTCGGTTGTCCAGGTGGATGAGAGCGTTGATGCTCCGCTCCGGGACCTGCTCTTCGACGCCCAGACATCTGGCGGGTTGCTGTTCGGCGTCCCCTCGGACCGTCTGGCTGAAACGCGGGCCAGGATGCGGGAGTGGGGCGAGCCGTGCTGGGTGATCGGCCAGGTGGCCGAGGCCAAAAGCCTGCCCGCCGTGCTGACAATCCGCTGA
- a CDS encoding malic enzyme-like NAD(P)-binding protein — translation MALFTPQEALDYHALGRKGKVEVVPTKPCHTQKHLSMAYTPGVALACKEIAKDQELSFEYTARGNLVAVVSNGTAVLGLGNIGAAAGKPVMEGKGVLFKVFADVDVYDINLAVTDPDKLIEMVKALEPTFGGINLEDIKAPECFRIEETLKREMDIPVFHDDQHGTAIISGAGLINALEIAGKKAEDLVVVVSGAGAGAIACTRFYESLGVKRENIRMFDSRGHLHQGRDDLNEYKRAYAQEQAIGSLEEAFKGADCFLGLSMGGLVTQDMVKAMSDNPIIFACANPDPEITYDDAKEARPDAIMATGRSDFPNQVNNVLGFPFIFRGALDAQSTAINEEMKVAAAQALADLAKEPVPDYVKQAYGVDRMEFGVDYIIPKPLDLRVIEFVSTAVAKAAMDTGVARKQLDLPAYQKELRERLAASRRRVETLVSSYGLDI, via the coding sequence ATGGCACTCTTCACGCCGCAGGAGGCGCTGGACTATCACGCCCTTGGCCGCAAGGGAAAGGTGGAGGTGGTGCCCACCAAGCCCTGCCACACCCAGAAGCACCTCTCCATGGCCTACACCCCCGGCGTGGCCCTGGCCTGCAAAGAGATCGCCAAGGACCAGGAGCTTTCCTTCGAATACACGGCCAGGGGCAACCTGGTGGCCGTGGTATCCAACGGCACCGCCGTGCTGGGGCTGGGAAACATCGGCGCGGCCGCGGGCAAGCCGGTCATGGAAGGCAAGGGCGTCCTCTTCAAGGTATTCGCGGACGTGGACGTCTATGACATCAACCTTGCCGTCACCGACCCGGACAAGCTCATCGAGATGGTCAAGGCCCTGGAGCCCACCTTTGGCGGCATCAACCTTGAGGACATCAAGGCTCCGGAGTGCTTCCGCATCGAGGAGACCCTGAAGCGGGAGATGGACATCCCCGTCTTTCACGACGATCAGCACGGCACGGCCATCATCTCCGGCGCCGGGCTCATCAATGCCCTTGAAATCGCCGGCAAGAAGGCCGAAGACCTCGTCGTCGTGGTCTCCGGAGCCGGAGCGGGAGCCATCGCCTGCACCCGGTTCTACGAGTCCCTGGGCGTCAAGCGCGAGAACATCCGCATGTTCGACTCCCGCGGCCACCTGCACCAGGGCCGCGACGACCTCAACGAATACAAACGGGCCTACGCCCAGGAACAGGCCATCGGCTCCCTGGAGGAGGCCTTCAAGGGCGCGGACTGCTTCCTGGGTCTCTCCATGGGCGGGCTGGTCACCCAGGACATGGTCAAGGCCATGTCGGACAACCCCATCATCTTCGCCTGCGCCAACCCCGACCCGGAAATCACCTACGACGACGCCAAGGAAGCGCGCCCCGACGCCATCATGGCCACCGGCCGGTCCGACTTCCCCAACCAGGTCAACAACGTCCTGGGCTTCCCCTTCATCTTCCGGGGCGCGCTGGACGCCCAGTCCACGGCCATCAACGAGGAGATGAAAGTGGCCGCGGCCCAGGCCCTGGCCGACCTGGCCAAGGAGCCGGTGCCGGACTACGTCAAGCAGGCCTACGGCGTGGACCGCATGGAGTTCGGGGTGGACTACATCATTCCCAAGCCCCTTGACCTGCGCGTCATCGAGTTCGTCTCCACCGCCGTGGCCAAAGCGGCCATGGACACCGGCGTGGCCCGCAAGCAACTGGACCTGCCCGCCTACCAGAAGGAGCTGCGCGAACGGCTGGCCGCCTCCCGCCGCCGCGTGGAAACCCTGGTATCCAGCTACGGCCTGGACATCTGA
- a CDS encoding MTH1187 family thiamine-binding protein, translating into MSILAEVSIFPMGTGESVGEAVAGAVALIRESGLDYKVGPMGTTLEGEWDEVMNVVGRCHQAMRSKHPRVYMTIKIDSREGGPGRLEEKVERVT; encoded by the coding sequence ATGAGCATCCTTGCGGAAGTCTCCATTTTTCCCATGGGCACCGGCGAGAGCGTGGGCGAGGCCGTGGCCGGGGCTGTGGCCCTCATTCGCGAATCAGGCCTGGACTACAAGGTGGGGCCCATGGGCACCACCCTGGAAGGGGAGTGGGACGAGGTGATGAACGTCGTCGGCCGCTGCCATCAGGCTATGCGGTCCAAACACCCCAGGGTGTACATGACCATCAAGATCGACTCCCGCGAAGGCGGTCCCGGCCGCCTGGAGGAGAAAGTGGAGCGTGTGACCTAG
- a CDS encoding LysR family transcriptional regulator has translation MDMRRLEAFRMVYELGSFSRAGERLHLSQPTISAHIASLEEELGTRLFDRLGRTISPTQAGTILHAHAAEAFQSLEAARAEIAALTGEVSGELSVGASTIPATYILPAPLAGFVRAHPGVRLHMENGDSSHVARMVEDGRLDCGVVGAEPAERDLLSDLLLEDETVVVAAHDFPCGEEIDPADMADLPWVMRERGSATRSALEALLASRGLDHSKLTATATVGTTQAMLRLVSEGLGVSTTSRAVVERDGPSLGVRAVYLRGFREPRRFWFIRHAKRHALPVTLAFQEYLQTRMSAP, from the coding sequence ATGGATATGCGACGCCTGGAAGCTTTCCGCATGGTCTACGAACTAGGCAGCTTCTCCCGCGCCGGGGAGCGGCTGCATCTTTCCCAGCCAACAATTAGCGCCCACATCGCCAGCCTGGAGGAAGAGCTGGGCACAAGGCTGTTTGACAGGCTGGGCCGCACCATCTCGCCCACCCAGGCCGGGACCATTCTCCATGCTCACGCCGCCGAGGCCTTCCAGAGTCTTGAGGCGGCCAGGGCCGAGATTGCCGCTCTCACTGGAGAGGTGTCAGGCGAACTGTCCGTGGGCGCCAGCACAATCCCGGCCACCTACATCCTGCCTGCGCCGTTGGCGGGATTCGTTCGCGCTCACCCCGGGGTGCGGTTGCATATGGAGAACGGCGACAGCTCCCACGTCGCCCGAATGGTCGAGGATGGGCGGCTTGACTGCGGCGTGGTGGGCGCGGAGCCAGCGGAAAGGGATCTTTTGTCGGATCTTCTCCTGGAGGACGAAACGGTTGTCGTGGCGGCTCATGACTTTCCCTGCGGCGAGGAGATCGACCCAGCGGATATGGCCGATCTGCCCTGGGTCATGCGGGAACGCGGTTCGGCCACCCGTTCGGCTCTTGAGGCACTGCTGGCCTCGCGGGGGCTGGATCATTCCAAATTGACCGCAACCGCCACGGTGGGGACCACGCAAGCCATGTTGCGGCTCGTTTCCGAGGGACTGGGTGTTTCCACCACCTCGCGCGCGGTGGTGGAGCGGGACGGGCCCAGCCTCGGCGTGCGGGCCGTGTACTTGCGCGGCTTTCGCGAGCCTCGCCGTTTTTGGTTCATCCGGCATGCCAAACGGCACGCCCTGCCTGTCACGTTGGCTTTTCAGGAATATTTGCAAACACGGATGTCCGCGCCATGA